In the genome of Pontibacter actiniarum, the window GCAGCGGCCTTGCTCATGTATGCCGTGGGTGCTTACCTGGTGCTCGGCGATAAAACAGTGGCCGTGGTTGTAGGCGCCACGGCGGCCGTGCTGCTGCACCTAAAGGACACCCTGCACAGCTTTGTCAGGCGGATCGGAGAAAAGGACCTGAAGGCCATCATGCAGTTTGTGGTTATCTCGCTCGTAATCCTGCCGGTGCTCCCTGACCAGGCTTACGGCCCCTACGACGTTCTGAACCCCCACAACATCTGGCTGATGGTCGTGCTGATTGTGGGCATTGGCCTGCTGGGCTACTTTGCCTACAAGATTTTCGGGCAGAAATCGGGGACGCTGCTCGGCGGCATACTTGGCGGCCTGATTTCCAGCACGGCAACCACGGTAACGTATGCCCGCCGCACCAGTGATGACCAACACACGAGCTCCAAACTGGCAGCTATCGTGATTTTTATAGCCTCGGCTGTCTCCGTTGCCCGTGTTATAGTAGAGGTGGCCGTGGTAGCGTCGGGTACCCTGCCCACGGTAGCGCCTCCCCTGGCCGCAGTGTTTCTGTTTATGCTCGTGCTGGGCGGGGGCATGTACCTCTTTAAGGGAGACAACGCAGACCAGATGCCTGAGCAGGGAAACCCGGCGCAACTCAAAACAGCGTTGGTGTTCGGCGCCATATACGCTGC includes:
- a CDS encoding MgtC/SapB family protein; translated protein: MEPELFQILGISLGLGLLVGLQRQHEQSELAGIRTFPLISIFGTISGLLAQDFGGWVIAMGLASLTALVVAANYMRVKAPHVDVGLTTEAAALLMYAVGAYLVLGDKTVAVVVGATAAVLLHLKDTLHSFVRRIGEKDLKAIMQFVVISLVILPVLPDQAYGPYDVLNPHNIWLMVVLIVGIGLLGYFAYKIFGQKSGTLLGGILGGLISSTATTVTYARRTSDDQHTSSKLAAIVIFIASAVSVARVIVEVAVVASGTLPTVAPPLAAVFLFMLVLGGGMYLFKGDNADQMPEQGNPAQLKTALVFGAIYAAVLLATAFAKDYLGDSGLYIVAVISGLTDVDAITLSTARLMSTDNVGLDSGWRIILIAALSNLTFKAGLVGVLGSRSVFGKVALLFGAVLAFGMLVLWLWPENFTLLEDLLAV